The Bradyrhizobium sp. WBAH42 genome includes a window with the following:
- a CDS encoding response regulator transcription factor: MAEQSSRGEIFVVDDDPAVRDTLSMVLKAAGYEVICFADGAALLSVARNRTPAAILLDVNIPGKSGLDILKELHGEDYPAPIFMISGQGDIAMAVGAIKSGALDFIEKPFRGSEIVGRLDEAIGAYARRQAENASPKFGSLHFPGREPLTRREREVLEQFAAGASNKEAGRTLGISPRTIEDHRANIMKKLGARNAADLIRIVMTAAQRAS; the protein is encoded by the coding sequence ATGGCCGAACAAAGCTCTCGCGGTGAAATCTTCGTGGTCGACGACGACCCTGCCGTTCGCGACACCTTGTCGATGGTGTTGAAGGCGGCGGGCTATGAGGTGATCTGTTTTGCCGACGGTGCAGCGCTGCTCTCGGTCGCGCGAAACCGCACACCGGCTGCAATCCTGCTCGACGTGAATATTCCCGGAAAGTCGGGTCTCGACATCCTGAAGGAGCTGCACGGCGAGGACTACCCGGCACCGATCTTCATGATCTCCGGGCAGGGCGACATCGCGATGGCGGTGGGCGCGATCAAGAGCGGCGCACTCGACTTCATCGAGAAGCCGTTCCGCGGCAGCGAGATCGTCGGTCGCCTCGACGAGGCGATCGGCGCCTATGCACGCCGGCAGGCGGAGAACGCGTCGCCGAAATTCGGCTCGCTGCATTTCCCCGGCCGCGAGCCGCTGACGCGCAGGGAGCGCGAGGTGCTCGAGCAGTTCGCCGCCGGTGCCTCCAACAAGGAGGCCGGCCGCACGCTCGGCATCAGCCCGCGCACCATCGAGGACCACCGCGCCAACATCATGAAGAAGCTCGGCGCACGCAATGCCGCCGACCTGATCCGCATCGTGATGACGGCGGCCCAGCGCGCGTCGTAG
- a CDS encoding response regulator yields MPRSSLSPISSNLPDGTERRALQLLVVDDDATQRSLITVAAKQAGHEVTVAPSVADAIEKLRAARFDCVTLDLVLEDGDGVDVLREMASAKFAGSVIVISGMDGKRRSAARSFARSVGIELQSLPKPLDLAALRISLANLGKTAMGLPAIHTWGGVATDAIVERHRA; encoded by the coding sequence ATGCCCAGAAGTTCTCTTTCCCCGATCTCGTCAAACCTGCCCGACGGCACTGAACGGCGTGCGCTTCAGCTCCTGGTGGTCGACGACGACGCCACGCAGCGCAGCCTGATCACGGTCGCGGCCAAGCAGGCCGGCCACGAGGTCACCGTGGCGCCATCCGTTGCGGACGCGATCGAGAAGCTTCGCGCTGCGCGCTTCGATTGCGTGACGCTCGACCTCGTGCTGGAGGATGGCGACGGCGTCGACGTGCTGCGCGAGATGGCGAGCGCCAAGTTCGCCGGCTCCGTGATCGTCATCAGCGGCATGGACGGCAAGCGCCGCAGTGCCGCCCGCAGCTTCGCCCGTTCCGTCGGGATCGAGCTCCAGAGCCTGCCGAAGCCGCTGGATCTCGCGGCGCTGCGCATCAGCCTCGCCAATCTCGGCAAGACCGCGATGGGCCTGCCGGCGATTCACACCTGGGGTGGTGTCGCCACCGACGCTATCGTGGAGCGGCACCGCGCCTAG
- a CDS encoding PilZ domain-containing protein — protein MAEEGKGVERVTFSRGYDVCIMAIDGTWRRDCKLNAISDTDAVLTVEGSIQGLNLKEFFLLLSSTGLAYRRCELVRVNGAEMDIQFLRGKNRKKRGAAGGHDAAA, from the coding sequence ATGGCCGAGGAGGGCAAGGGCGTCGAGCGCGTGACCTTCAGCCGCGGTTATGATGTCTGCATCATGGCCATCGACGGCACCTGGCGGCGCGACTGCAAGCTCAACGCGATCTCCGACACCGACGCCGTTCTCACGGTGGAGGGCTCGATCCAGGGCTTGAACCTGAAAGAGTTCTTCCTGCTGCTGTCGTCCACGGGTCTCGCCTATCGTCGCTGCGAGCTGGTCCGTGTCAACGGTGCCGAAATGGATATCCAGTTCCTGCGCGGCAAGAATCGGAAGAAGCGCGGTGCGGCCGGCGGTCACGACGCCGCGGCCTGA
- a CDS encoding protein-glutamate O-methyltransferase CheR, which translates to MTPTEYEYLRKFLKDNSGLDLSADKQYLIESRLMPLARKAGISGIAELVQKLQGGSRQLITDVVEAMTTNETFFFRDKVPFDHFRDHIMPEIIRARAAKRSVRIWCAAGSTGQEPYSLAMCLKEMGAALTGWRVEIIATDLSQEVLEKAKAGVYSQFEVQRGLPIQMLVKYFKQIGETWQINPELRAMIQHRQLNLLHDFAQLGTFDVIFCRNVLIYFDQDTKINIFNRLARQIEPDGFLVLGAAETVVGLTDTFRPIPERRGLYKPNDPRAAAAKPVLAGAAPRMAAVAGR; encoded by the coding sequence GTGACCCCGACCGAGTATGAGTATCTGCGCAAGTTCCTGAAGGACAATTCCGGTCTCGACCTGTCCGCAGACAAGCAATATCTGATCGAAAGCCGCTTGATGCCGCTGGCCCGCAAGGCCGGGATCTCTGGCATCGCCGAGCTCGTGCAGAAGCTGCAAGGCGGCTCGCGCCAGCTGATCACCGACGTGGTCGAAGCCATGACCACCAACGAGACCTTCTTCTTCCGCGACAAGGTCCCGTTCGATCATTTCCGCGACCACATCATGCCGGAGATCATCAGGGCGCGTGCGGCCAAGCGCAGCGTGCGCATCTGGTGTGCCGCCGGCTCGACCGGGCAGGAGCCCTATTCGCTGGCGATGTGTCTGAAGGAGATGGGCGCGGCCCTCACCGGCTGGCGCGTCGAGATCATCGCCACCGACCTGTCGCAAGAGGTGCTGGAGAAGGCCAAGGCCGGCGTCTACAGCCAGTTCGAGGTGCAGCGCGGCCTGCCGATCCAGATGCTGGTGAAATATTTCAAGCAGATCGGCGAGACCTGGCAGATCAATCCCGAATTGCGGGCGATGATCCAGCACCGGCAGCTCAACCTGCTGCACGATTTCGCCCAGCTCGGCACCTTCGACGTCATCTTCTGCCGCAACGTGCTGATCTATTTCGATCAGGACACCAAGATCAACATCTTCAACCGCCTGGCGCGCCAGATCGAGCCTGACGGCTTCCTGGTGCTCGGCGCTGCCGAAACCGTGGTCGGGCTGACCGACACGTTCCGGCCGATTCCGGAGCGGCGCGGCCTCTACAAGCCGAACGATCCGCGCGCGGCAGCGGCCAAGCCGGTTCTCGCCGGTGCGGCGCCGCGCATGGCGGCGGTGGCGGGACGATAA
- a CDS encoding response regulator: MKTCLVVDDSSVVRKIARRILEGLEFEVTEAEDGSKALEICQRQLPDAVLLDWNMPVMDGFEFMGHMRRLPGGDQPKVVFCTTENNVAHIAQALSGGANEYIMKPFDKDIIADKFAEVGLIPVGQAMV; this comes from the coding sequence ATGAAAACCTGTTTGGTGGTCGATGATTCCAGCGTCGTGCGCAAGATCGCACGCCGGATCCTGGAAGGCCTCGAGTTCGAGGTCACCGAGGCCGAGGACGGCTCGAAGGCGCTCGAGATCTGTCAGCGGCAGCTGCCCGATGCGGTGCTGCTCGACTGGAACATGCCGGTCATGGACGGCTTCGAGTTCATGGGCCACATGCGCCGCCTGCCCGGCGGCGATCAGCCGAAGGTGGTGTTCTGCACCACCGAGAACAACGTGGCTCATATCGCTCAGGCGCTCAGCGGCGGCGCCAATGAGTACATCATGAAGCCCTTCGACAAAGACATCATCGCCGACAAGTTCGCTGAAGTTGGTTTGATCCCGGTCGGACAAGCCATGGTCTGA
- a CDS encoding chemotaxis protein CheW yields the protein MIGGQLFGLPISRVQDVFMPERVTRVPLSSREIAGVLNLRGRIVTVVDMRARLGLPKAEDGKVPMAVGVDLRGESYGLLIDQIGEVLRLSEAGKEENPVNLDPRMAKLAGGVHRLDGQLMVVLDVDRVLELETKVQMAA from the coding sequence ATGATCGGCGGCCAGCTGTTCGGCCTGCCGATCTCCCGCGTCCAGGACGTGTTCATGCCCGAGCGCGTCACCCGCGTGCCCCTGTCCTCGCGCGAGATCGCGGGCGTCCTCAATCTGCGCGGCCGCATCGTCACCGTGGTCGACATGCGCGCCCGTCTCGGCCTGCCCAAGGCCGAAGACGGCAAGGTGCCGATGGCGGTCGGCGTCGACCTGCGCGGCGAATCCTACGGCCTGCTGATCGACCAGATCGGCGAGGTGCTGCGCCTGTCCGAGGCCGGCAAGGAGGAGAACCCCGTCAACCTCGACCCCCGCATGGCCAAGCTCGCCGGCGGCGTCCACCGCCTCGACGGCCAGCTCATGGTCGTGCTCGACGTCGACCGCGTCCTCGAGCTCGAAACCAAAGTGCAAATGGCCGCGTGA
- a CDS encoding hybrid sensor histidine kinase/response regulator has translation MDDLLREFLTETSESLDTVDNQLVKFEQEPNNAKILDNIFRLVHTIKGTCGFLGLPRLEALAHAGETLMGKFRDGMPVTAEAVTVILSSIDRIKEILAGLEATEAEPEGNDRDLIDKLEAMVEQGMAAMSGSAQPMPAGTPVADAPPLAPDAPAAAPAKEMTTGSLVEQTLERPLRPGEVSLDELERAFRETAIEAPVAAPVAKTEVKAAPAPAAEAAVAKEAAKAPKEKAAKKSMADEMAGEGDRIANQSIRVNVDTLEHLMTMVSELVLTRNQLLEISRRNEDTEFKVPLQRLSNVTAELQEGVMKTRMQPIGNAWQKLPRIVRDLSSELGKQIELEMHGADTELDRQVLDLIKDPLTHMVRNSADHGLETPAERLASGKGEQGTIRLSAYHEGGHIIICIADNGRGLNTEKIKAKALSSGLVSEAELEKMSEAQIHKFIFAPGFSTAAAITSVSGRGVGMDVVRTNIDQIGGTIDIKSVAGEGSSVTIKIPLTLAIVSALIVEAAGDRFAIPQLSVVELVRARANSEHRIERIKDTAVLRLRNKLLPLIHLKKLLKIDDGAASDPENGFIVVTQVGSQTFGIVVDGVFHTEEIVVKPMSTKLRHIDMFSGNTILGDGAVIMIIDPNGIAKALGAAGSSAHDMGDENGAHHIGSGEQTTSLLVFRAGSSQPKAVPLGLVTRLEELPADKIEFSNGRYMVQYREQLMPLVAMDGVTIASQGAQPILVFADDGRSMGLVVDEIIDIVEERLNIEVGGSSSGILGSAVIKGQATEVIDVGHFLPMAFADWFTRKEMKPSLHSQSVLLVDDSAFFRNMLAPVLKAAGYRVRTAPTAQEGLAALRAQSFDVILTDIEMPDMNGFEFAEVVRSDNNLAATPIIGLSALVSPAAIERGRQAGFHDYVAKFDRPGLIAALKEQTAGAAGASELSRAAA, from the coding sequence ATGGATGATCTGTTGCGGGAGTTTCTGACGGAGACCAGCGAGAGCCTGGACACCGTGGACAATCAGCTGGTGAAGTTCGAGCAGGAGCCGAACAACGCCAAGATCCTGGATAACATCTTCCGCCTGGTCCACACCATCAAGGGCACCTGCGGCTTCCTGGGCCTGCCGCGGCTGGAAGCGCTGGCGCATGCCGGCGAGACCCTGATGGGCAAATTCCGTGACGGCATGCCTGTCACCGCCGAGGCGGTGACGGTGATCCTGTCGTCGATCGACCGCATCAAGGAGATTTTGGCTGGCCTGGAGGCAACCGAGGCCGAGCCTGAAGGGAACGACCGCGATCTCATCGACAAGCTGGAGGCCATGGTCGAGCAGGGCATGGCCGCCATGTCAGGCTCGGCGCAGCCGATGCCGGCCGGCACCCCCGTTGCCGATGCGCCGCCGCTGGCGCCCGACGCCCCGGCCGCGGCGCCTGCCAAGGAGATGACCACGGGCTCGCTGGTCGAGCAGACCCTGGAGCGTCCGCTGCGTCCGGGCGAGGTCTCGCTCGACGAGCTCGAGCGCGCCTTCCGCGAGACCGCGATCGAAGCGCCGGTCGCCGCGCCCGTGGCCAAGACTGAGGTCAAGGCTGCACCTGCGCCGGCTGCCGAAGCCGCCGTTGCCAAGGAAGCCGCAAAGGCGCCCAAGGAGAAGGCCGCGAAGAAGTCGATGGCCGACGAGATGGCGGGCGAGGGCGACCGCATCGCCAACCAGTCGATCCGCGTCAACGTGGATACGCTGGAGCACCTGATGACCATGGTCTCCGAGCTGGTCCTGACCCGCAACCAGCTTTTGGAGATCTCCCGCCGCAACGAGGACACCGAGTTCAAGGTGCCCTTGCAGCGCCTCTCCAACGTCACCGCCGAGCTGCAGGAGGGCGTCATGAAGACGCGCATGCAGCCGATCGGCAATGCCTGGCAGAAGCTGCCCCGCATCGTCCGCGACCTCTCATCCGAACTCGGCAAGCAGATCGAGCTCGAGATGCACGGCGCCGACACCGAGCTCGACCGCCAGGTGCTCGATTTGATCAAGGACCCGCTCACCCACATGGTGCGCAACTCCGCCGATCATGGCCTCGAGACCCCCGCCGAGCGCCTCGCCAGCGGCAAGGGCGAGCAGGGCACCATCCGCCTCTCCGCCTATCACGAGGGCGGCCACATCATCATCTGCATCGCCGACAACGGCCGCGGCCTCAACACCGAGAAGATCAAGGCCAAGGCGCTTTCCTCAGGTCTCGTCTCCGAGGCCGAGCTGGAGAAGATGAGCGAAGCCCAGATCCACAAGTTCATCTTCGCGCCGGGCTTCTCGACGGCGGCCGCCATCACCTCGGTCTCGGGCCGCGGCGTCGGCATGGACGTGGTCCGCACCAATATCGACCAGATCGGCGGCACCATCGACATCAAGTCGGTCGCGGGTGAAGGCTCCTCCGTCACCATCAAGATCCCGCTGACGCTCGCCATCGTCTCGGCGCTGATCGTCGAAGCCGCCGGCGACCGCTTTGCGATTCCGCAGCTCTCGGTGGTCGAGCTGGTGCGGGCCCGCGCCAACTCCGAGCACCGCATCGAGCGCATCAAGGACACCGCGGTCCTCAGGTTGCGCAACAAGCTCTTGCCGCTGATCCACCTCAAGAAGCTGCTGAAGATCGACGACGGCGCCGCCAGCGATCCCGAGAACGGCTTCATCGTGGTCACCCAGGTCGGCAGCCAGACCTTTGGCATCGTCGTCGACGGCGTGTTCCACACCGAAGAGATCGTGGTCAAGCCGATGTCGACCAAGCTGCGTCACATCGACATGTTCTCCGGCAACACCATTCTGGGCGATGGCGCGGTGATCATGATCATCGATCCCAACGGCATTGCCAAAGCGCTCGGCGCCGCCGGCTCCTCGGCCCATGACATGGGCGACGAGAACGGGGCGCATCACATCGGCTCCGGCGAGCAGACCACCTCGCTCTTGGTGTTCCGCGCCGGCTCGTCGCAGCCCAAGGCGGTCCCGCTTGGCCTCGTCACGCGCCTGGAAGAGCTGCCCGCCGACAAGATCGAGTTCAGTAACGGCCGCTACATGGTGCAGTACCGCGAGCAGCTGATGCCGCTGGTCGCCATGGACGGCGTCACCATTGCCAGCCAGGGCGCCCAGCCGATCCTGGTGTTCGCCGACGACGGCCGCTCCATGGGCCTCGTCGTCGACGAGATCATCGACATCGTCGAGGAACGCCTCAACATCGAGGTCGGCGGCTCCTCCTCCGGCATTCTCGGCTCGGCCGTGATCAAGGGCCAGGCCACCGAGGTGATCGACGTCGGCCACTTCCTGCCGATGGCGTTCGCCGACTGGTTCACCCGCAAGGAGATGAAGCCGTCGCTGCATTCGCAGTCGGTGCTGCTGGTCGACGACTCGGCGTTCTTCCGCAACATGCTGGCGCCGGTGCTGAAGGCCGCCGGCTACCGCGTCCGCACCGCGCCGACCGCGCAGGAAGGCTTGGCTGCCCTGCGCGCCCAGAGTTTCGACGTGATCCTGACCGACATCGAGATGCCCGACATGAACGGGTTCGAGTTCGCGGAAGTCGTCCGCTCCGACAACAACCTCGCCGCGACGCCGATCATCGGCCTCTCGGCGCTGGTGTCGCCGGCGGCGATCGAGCGCGGCCGGCAGGCCGGCTTCCACGATTATGTCGCCAAGTTCGACCGTCCCGGTCTGATCGCGGCGCTGAAGGAGCAGACCGCGGGCGCCGCCGGCGCCTCCGAGCTGAGCCGGGCGGCGGCGTAA
- a CDS encoding response regulator translates to MRHILVVDDDPMVCMAIEVYLQRNNFRVTIAEGGEAGLRALEDKQFDLMIIDIFMPHMRGFESIRIFHEQAPVIPLIAMSGHAFANLNSPAPDFLRMALELGAARCLRKPFTPDALLAAINDCLAEHRPRSDVATAVQLG, encoded by the coding sequence CTGCGCCATATTCTCGTCGTCGACGATGACCCGATGGTGTGCATGGCCATCGAGGTCTACCTCCAGCGCAACAATTTTCGGGTGACGATCGCCGAGGGCGGTGAAGCCGGACTGCGTGCCCTCGAGGACAAGCAATTCGATCTGATGATCATCGACATCTTCATGCCGCACATGCGCGGGTTCGAATCGATCCGGATTTTCCACGAGCAGGCGCCGGTGATTCCGCTGATTGCGATGTCCGGCCACGCTTTCGCAAATCTGAACTCGCCCGCGCCCGACTTCCTGCGGATGGCGCTGGAGCTCGGCGCCGCGCGTTGTCTGCGTAAGCCGTTCACGCCGGACGCGCTGCTCGCCGCCATCAACGATTGCCTGGCAGAGCATCGCCCCCGCTCCGACGTTGCCACGGCGGTGCAGCTCGGTTAG
- a CDS encoding Crp/Fnr family transcriptional regulator encodes MMRPSNGFLSALSADDYELIRPHLRTADLPHEAVLVETGETLRRAYFPHRGVISLVVELAKGEHVQVAMIGRDSLLGTLAIVGDACALNTAIVLVPGVASVVDLDRLRMAADQSSTLRAQLSRHGLAVYAQVQQTAGCNAAHPVESRLSRCLLHTHDLSGESRLLLTQETMAQMIGARRNSVSLVANSLQQANFIHYSRGHIQITNLDGLRQTACECYAAVKGQYDRLLGPH; translated from the coding sequence ATGATGCGTCCATCCAACGGTTTCCTGTCCGCATTGTCGGCGGACGATTATGAATTGATCCGCCCGCACCTGCGAACGGCGGATCTGCCCCACGAGGCGGTGCTGGTCGAGACCGGCGAGACGCTCAGGCGCGCCTATTTTCCTCACCGCGGCGTCATCTCGCTGGTCGTGGAACTGGCCAAGGGCGAGCATGTGCAAGTCGCCATGATCGGCCGCGACAGCCTGCTCGGGACGCTCGCCATCGTGGGCGATGCGTGTGCGTTGAACACGGCGATCGTGCTGGTGCCCGGCGTCGCCTCGGTGGTGGATCTGGACCGCCTGCGCATGGCCGCCGACCAGAGCAGCACCCTGCGCGCACAGCTCTCGCGCCACGGGCTGGCGGTCTACGCCCAGGTGCAGCAGACCGCGGGCTGCAACGCCGCCCATCCGGTGGAGTCGCGGCTGTCGCGCTGCCTGCTGCACACTCATGATCTGTCGGGCGAGTCGCGTCTGCTGCTGACCCAGGAGACCATGGCCCAGATGATCGGAGCCCGGCGCAACAGCGTGTCGCTGGTCGCCAACTCGCTGCAGCAGGCCAATTTCATCCACTACAGCCGCGGGCACATCCAGATCACCAACCTCGACGGGCTGCGCCAGACGGCGTGCGAATGCTACGCCGCCGTGAAGGGCCAGTACGACCGGCTGCTCGGCCCGCACTGA
- a CDS encoding Hpt domain-containing protein — MFDVTVAPAMALDAEPAREPRAYEALVREIGEDGATEVRDVFWSETCARLQLFRTLSPAQHHAKIAREAHSLKSAAGTFGYLRLAALALRLEKTAESLGEAEFHAMLDLMDAAYAAAHAQEPQG, encoded by the coding sequence ATGTTTGACGTCACCGTCGCGCCTGCGATGGCGCTCGATGCCGAACCCGCGCGCGAGCCGCGGGCGTACGAAGCGCTGGTGCGCGAGATCGGCGAGGACGGTGCCACTGAAGTGCGCGACGTGTTCTGGAGCGAGACCTGCGCACGCCTGCAATTGTTCCGCACGCTCTCGCCTGCGCAGCACCACGCCAAGATCGCGCGCGAAGCGCATTCGTTGAAGAGCGCGGCCGGAACGTTCGGCTATCTCAGGCTCGCAGCGCTGGCACTGCGGCTGGAGAAAACCGCGGAAAGCCTCGGCGAGGCCGAATTCCACGCGATGCTGGACCTGATGGATGCGGCCTACGCCGCCGCGCATGCACAGGAGCCGCAAGGCTAG
- a CDS encoding helix-turn-helix transcriptional regulator, giving the protein MGSQNDTATDSRPSEWHESAASAEEPDFVRLSAVRAQAADEMAAAIARELNGPLTALLLYMGEIKHHSDQLVPAMGDRAYLQRVVENALAQTERVCGLVKQLAGAHKGGLSAPSSTEEAESRAARVLQPPRAPSADLLGPSGQKRLTKREREVLRLISEGYSNKQGALRMQISPRTFESHRAEAMRKLGARNTADLVRAALLHAID; this is encoded by the coding sequence ATGGGGTCACAGAATGATACGGCCACCGATTCGCGGCCGTCGGAATGGCACGAAAGCGCTGCTTCAGCTGAAGAGCCCGATTTCGTCCGTCTGAGCGCCGTTCGTGCACAGGCGGCCGACGAAATGGCGGCTGCGATCGCTCGCGAGCTCAACGGCCCCCTGACCGCGCTGCTGCTCTACATGGGCGAGATCAAGCATCACAGCGATCAGCTCGTCCCCGCCATGGGCGATCGTGCCTATCTGCAGCGGGTGGTGGAGAACGCGCTGGCACAGACCGAGCGCGTTTGCGGCCTGGTCAAGCAGCTCGCCGGCGCTCACAAGGGCGGCTTGTCGGCCCCGTCCAGCACCGAGGAGGCAGAATCGAGGGCCGCCCGCGTGCTGCAGCCGCCGCGCGCACCGAGCGCCGATCTTCTCGGCCCGTCCGGCCAGAAGCGGCTGACCAAGCGCGAGCGCGAGGTGCTGAGGCTGATCAGCGAAGGCTACTCGAACAAGCAGGGCGCGCTGCGCATGCAGATCAGTCCGCGCACCTTCGAGAGTCATCGCGCCGAGGCGATGCGCAAGCTCGGTGCGCGCAACACCGCGGACCTCGTCCGTGCGGCGCTCTTGCATGCGATCGACTGA
- a CDS encoding EAL domain-containing protein, producing MNDGMIELVGRRPVTFGRRKVTPRACVADSKRHLRAFLSEILEDLGFVTCECASADELQTVLASELPDLILLGVAADGIEPGRFLEILVREAFSGKVLAVGARDSIIVKAVRQVGEEYGLAMLPPLTTPFAAETLRERVAMLLPEEPAPSPAVHVGEALHAGWLELWYQPKIDARTLVRNGAEALVRMRHPTWGVVPPAYFIPEPHDPHFRALSEFVIDRAMQDWHYLLEQQSPVDLSINLPASYLREPQAVRDLCRRVPTHPAFGGLTVEIDSEEAIRELDLLGEVAREVGLHNIGLSIDNLGANWPSLMDLDKIPFVKLKADRQFVTGSGGDRLKRTVCRHIVELAQGFGARAVAQGVESRADLVAANELGFDLVQGFLFGKPMPLKKFARSALTRTVMG from the coding sequence ATGAACGATGGGATGATTGAGCTCGTCGGACGAAGGCCTGTGACCTTCGGACGACGAAAGGTGACGCCGCGCGCCTGCGTGGCCGACAGCAAGCGTCACTTGCGCGCCTTTCTCAGCGAGATCCTCGAAGATCTCGGCTTCGTCACCTGCGAATGCGCCAGCGCCGACGAGCTGCAGACCGTGCTCGCCAGCGAACTGCCCGACCTGATCCTGCTCGGCGTCGCCGCCGACGGCATCGAGCCGGGACGATTCCTCGAAATCCTGGTGCGCGAGGCATTTTCCGGCAAGGTTCTCGCCGTCGGCGCCCGCGATTCGATCATCGTCAAAGCCGTGCGGCAGGTCGGTGAGGAATACGGCCTTGCGATGCTGCCGCCGCTGACGACGCCCTTTGCCGCGGAGACGCTGCGCGAGCGCGTTGCCATGCTGCTGCCGGAGGAGCCGGCGCCGAGCCCGGCCGTGCATGTCGGCGAGGCCTTGCATGCCGGCTGGCTGGAGCTCTGGTACCAGCCCAAGATCGACGCGCGCACGCTGGTCCGCAACGGCGCCGAGGCCTTGGTGCGGATGCGGCATCCGACCTGGGGCGTGGTGCCGCCGGCCTATTTCATCCCGGAGCCGCACGATCCGCATTTTCGCGCGCTGTCGGAGTTCGTGATCGATCGCGCCATGCAGGACTGGCACTATCTTCTCGAGCAACAAAGTCCGGTCGACCTGTCGATCAATCTTCCCGCCTCCTATCTCAGGGAGCCGCAGGCGGTGCGCGATCTCTGCCGCCGCGTGCCGACACACCCGGCCTTCGGCGGACTGACGGTCGAGATCGACAGCGAGGAGGCGATCCGCGAGCTCGATCTCCTGGGCGAGGTCGCGCGCGAGGTCGGCCTGCACAATATCGGCCTGTCGATCGACAATCTCGGCGCCAACTGGCCCTCGCTGATGGACCTGGACAAGATTCCCTTCGTCAAGCTGAAGGCCGATCGGCAATTCGTCACCGGCAGCGGCGGCGACCGGCTGAAGCGCACGGTGTGCCGTCACATCGTCGAGCTGGCGCAGGGCTTTGGCGCGCGCGCGGTGGCGCAAGGGGTCGAAAGCCGCGCCGATCTCGTCGCCGCGAACGAGCTCGGCTTCGACCTCGTGCAGGGCTTTCTGTTCGGCAAGCCGATGCCGCTGAAGAAGTTTGCACGCAGCGCGCTGACGCGAACCGTGATGGGATGA
- a CDS encoding NAD(P)H-dependent oxidoreductase has protein sequence MKVLIVFAHPEARSLNGSLRDVAIRELEAQGHEVRVSDLYAGGWKSEVDRGDFPSLPNDARLSVAAASKQAFEAGTLTADVKGEIEKLLWADVLILQFPLWWFSMPAILKGWVDRVFAYGFAYGVGEHSDKRWGDRYGEGTLVGKRAMLIVTAGGWQDHYSARGINGPIDDLLFPINHGILYYPGYDVLPPFVVYQADRFDDAAFAAAAERLRERMRTLATTSPIPYRRQNGGDYVIPSMQLRAGLESPGARGFALHFDRPDECGAADKPGVIRSTTNLRAATA, from the coding sequence ATGAAAGTGTTGATCGTCTTTGCTCATCCTGAAGCGCGCTCGCTGAATGGTTCGCTCCGGGATGTCGCCATCAGAGAGCTCGAGGCGCAGGGCCACGAGGTGCGGGTCTCCGACCTCTATGCCGGGGGCTGGAAGTCCGAGGTCGATCGCGGCGACTTCCCGTCGCTGCCGAACGATGCGCGTCTCTCGGTTGCCGCGGCATCCAAGCAGGCGTTCGAGGCGGGCACGCTGACCGCCGACGTCAAGGGCGAGATCGAGAAGCTGCTGTGGGCCGATGTTCTGATCCTGCAATTTCCGCTGTGGTGGTTCAGCATGCCTGCGATCCTCAAGGGCTGGGTCGACCGCGTGTTCGCCTACGGTTTCGCCTATGGTGTCGGCGAGCACAGCGACAAGCGATGGGGCGACCGTTACGGCGAGGGGACCCTGGTAGGCAAACGCGCGATGCTGATCGTGACCGCCGGCGGCTGGCAGGACCATTATTCCGCCCGCGGCATCAATGGGCCGATCGACGACCTGCTGTTTCCGATCAATCACGGCATTCTCTATTATCCCGGCTATGACGTCCTGCCGCCGTTCGTGGTCTATCAGGCCGACAGGTTCGACGACGCCGCTTTCGCCGCGGCGGCCGAACGCCTGCGCGAGAGGATGAGAACGCTTGCGACGACGTCACCGATTCCCTATCGGCGCCAGAATGGCGGCGATTACGTCATCCCGAGCATGCAGCTCCGCGCCGGGCTCGAGTCGCCCGGGGCGCGCGGTTTCGCGCTCCACTTCGATCGGCCTGATGAATGCGGCGCGGCGGACAAGCCTGGCGTGATTCGATCGACGACAAATCTCCGCGCCGCAACCGCGTAG